A genomic region of Pseudomonas sp. RSB 5.4 contains the following coding sequences:
- the pgl gene encoding 6-phosphogluconolactonase: MAISDVKLPAGVHAHPFKSPVLLAEGLALNVAKQLSDAIAARGNAVLVVSGGRSPVAFFQHLAKQELDWSKVVVTLADERWVPVEHADSNAGLLKQYLLKGPAAKATFLSLYSAAANVEQAAEHADRLLGELPPIDVLVLGMGDDGHTASLFPDSPNLTEALQIDGTRRCWPMLAPSVPRQRLTMSRALLASAKHKILSISGQSKLTTLNAALASDDVAAMPVRAFLQPTLEIYWCP; encoded by the coding sequence ATGGCGATATCTGATGTGAAACTGCCTGCGGGCGTGCACGCTCACCCATTCAAGAGCCCGGTGCTGTTGGCTGAAGGTCTGGCGCTGAACGTCGCCAAGCAACTGAGCGATGCCATCGCTGCACGCGGCAACGCGGTGCTGGTGGTCTCTGGCGGTCGCAGTCCGGTGGCGTTTTTCCAGCACCTGGCCAAGCAGGAGCTGGACTGGTCGAAGGTCGTCGTGACCCTTGCCGACGAGCGCTGGGTGCCGGTGGAGCATGCCGACAGCAATGCCGGCCTGCTCAAGCAGTATCTGCTCAAAGGGCCGGCGGCCAAGGCAACGTTCTTAAGCCTTTATAGCGCGGCGGCCAACGTCGAGCAGGCTGCGGAGCACGCCGATCGTCTGCTGGGCGAGTTGCCGCCGATCGACGTGCTGGTGCTGGGCATGGGTGATGACGGTCACACCGCGTCGCTGTTCCCCGACAGCCCGAACCTGACCGAAGCCTTGCAGATCGACGGCACTCGTCGCTGCTGGCCGATGCTGGCGCCGAGCGTGCCGCGTCAACGCCTGACCATGAGCCGCGCGCTGCTGGCTTCGGCAAAGCACAAGATCCTGTCGATTTCCGGTCAGTCGAAACTGACCACCCTGAATGCCGCGCTGGCATCCGACGACGTCGCGGCCATGCCGGTACGCGCGTTTCTGCAACCTACGTTAGAGATTTACTGGTGCCCATGA
- the zwf gene encoding glucose-6-phosphate dehydrogenase, whose protein sequence is MPSITVEPCTFALFGALGDLALRKLFPALYHLDGADLLHEDTRIIALAREPGSEQQHMAFIAAELRRYVGKELDEAVAERFLARLSYLHVDFLKAEDYVALAEAAGTTQRMIAYFATPAAVYGAICENLAKVGLAENTRVVLEKPIGSDLESSRKVNDAVAQFFPENRTYRIDHYLGKETVQNLIALRFANSLFETQWNQNYISHVEITVAEKVGIEGRWGYFDKAGQLRDMIQNHLLQLLCLIAMDPPADLSADSIRDEKVKVLKALAPISPEGLTTQVVRGQYIAGHSEGKSVPGYLEEPNSNTQSDTETFVALRADIRNWRWAGVPFYLRTGKRMPQKLSQIVIHFKEPSHYIFAPEQRLQISNKLIIRLQPDEGISLRVMTKEQGLDKGMQLRSGPLQLNFSDTWRSARIPDAYERLLLEVMNGNQNLFVRKDEIEAAWKWCDQLIAGWKKSGDAPKPYAAGSWGPMSSIALITRDGRSWYGDI, encoded by the coding sequence ATGCCTTCGATTACGGTTGAACCGTGCACCTTTGCCTTGTTCGGCGCTCTGGGCGATCTGGCCCTGCGCAAGCTGTTTCCTGCCCTTTATCACCTCGATGGCGCCGACCTGTTGCACGAAGACACGCGCATCATCGCGCTGGCCCGTGAACCCGGTTCCGAGCAGCAGCACATGGCGTTCATCGCCGCCGAATTGCGCCGTTACGTCGGCAAAGAGCTGGACGAGGCCGTGGCCGAGCGCTTTCTGGCGCGCCTGAGCTACCTGCACGTCGACTTCCTCAAGGCTGAAGACTATGTGGCGCTGGCCGAAGCCGCCGGCACCACGCAACGCATGATTGCCTACTTCGCCACACCGGCAGCGGTGTACGGCGCGATCTGCGAGAACCTGGCTAAAGTCGGTCTGGCAGAAAACACCCGTGTGGTGCTGGAAAAGCCAATCGGCTCCGATCTGGAATCCTCGCGCAAAGTGAACGACGCCGTGGCGCAGTTCTTCCCGGAGAACCGCACCTACCGCATCGACCACTACCTGGGCAAGGAGACCGTCCAGAACCTGATCGCCCTGCGTTTCGCCAACAGCCTGTTCGAAACCCAGTGGAACCAGAATTACATCTCCCACGTGGAAATCACCGTGGCCGAAAAGGTCGGCATCGAAGGCCGTTGGGGCTACTTCGACAAGGCCGGCCAACTGCGCGACATGATCCAGAATCACCTGTTGCAGCTGCTGTGCCTGATCGCCATGGACCCGCCCGCCGACCTGTCCGCCGACAGCATCCGTGACGAAAAAGTCAAAGTGCTCAAGGCCCTGGCGCCGATCAGCCCGGAAGGCCTGACCACTCAGGTGGTGCGCGGCCAGTACATCGCCGGCCACAGCGAAGGCAAATCCGTTCCGGGTTACCTCGAAGAACCGAATTCCAACACCCAGAGCGACACCGAAACCTTCGTCGCCCTGCGTGCCGACATCCGCAACTGGCGCTGGGCCGGCGTGCCGTTCTACCTGCGTACCGGCAAGCGCATGCCACAGAAGCTGTCGCAGATCGTCATCCACTTCAAGGAACCGTCGCACTACATCTTTGCGCCGGAACAGCGCCTGCAGATCAGCAACAAACTGATCATCCGTCTGCAACCGGACGAAGGCATTTCCTTGCGTGTGATGACCAAGGAGCAGGGCCTGGACAAGGGCATGCAACTGCGCAGCGGGCCGCTGCAACTGAATTTCTCCGACACCTGGCGCAGCGCACGGATCCCCGATGCCTACGAGCGGTTGTTGCTGGAAGTGATGAACGGCAATCAGAACCTGTTTGTCCGTAAAGATGAAATCGAAGCCGCGTGGAAGTGGTGTGACCAGTTGATCGCCGGCTGGAAAAAATCCGGTGACGCGCCCAAGCCGTATGCGGCCGGGTCGTGGGGGCCGATGAGCTCGATTGCACTGATCACGCGGGACGGGAGGTCGTGGTATGGCGATATCTGA